The following proteins are co-located in the Argopecten irradians isolate NY chromosome 9, Ai_NY, whole genome shotgun sequence genome:
- the LOC138330972 gene encoding uncharacterized protein: MNAKMVSSLFKIDGDSNKQKTLNTIRVMKGAISVSKSKTGEVIYRSNKLENEGLQRQIKRFEKARLHLNSTYDSKKRTTLRRWALVFEKQKSMNESIREFDMLLTRAIEDVDSGGRKESSVGMKENALGLNSEAEKQEEEDEEEKERQKTDEEKAAELMSRRGITRIRLQPIGVGKNSQIKVKTPEPETPVIEEELWPLADTTWVNN; this comes from the coding sequence ATGAACGCCAAAATGGTGAGCTCCCTGTTTAAGATTGATGGAGATAGTAACAAACAGAAAACGCTAAATACTATCCGGGTCATGAAGGGAGCAATCAGTGTTTCTAAAAGCAAAACGGGCGAGGTCATTTATCGGAGCAACAAGCTCGAAAATGAAGGACTTCAACGTCAGATCAAAAGATTTGAAAAGGCGCGGCTTCATCTGAACAGTACATATGACTCTAAAAAGCGGACAACGCTTAGGCGTTGGGCCCTGGTGTTCGAAAAACAGAAATCTATGAACGAATCTATTCGGGAATTCGACATGCTTCTGACTCGAGCCATAGAAGATGTAGATTCTGGAGGTCGTAAAGAGTCATCAGtcggtatgaaagaaaatgctCTCGGTCTGAATTCTGAGGCAGAAAAACAAGAAGAGGAGGACGAGGAAGAGAAAGAAAGACAGAAAACAGATGAAGAAAAGGCCGCTGAGTTGATGAGTCGTCGAGGAATTACACGGATACGACTTCAACCGATTGGTGTTGGTAAAAACtctcaaataaaggtcaaaactCCGGAACCGGAAACGCCGGTTATAGAAGAAGAGTTGTGGCCCCTTGCTGATACCACATGGGTCAACAATTAA